From a single Aspergillus puulaauensis MK2 DNA, chromosome 2, nearly complete sequence genomic region:
- a CDS encoding O-methyltransferase (COG:Q;~EggNog:ENOG410PW43;~InterPro:IPR002935,IPR029063;~PFAM:PF13578,PF01596;~go_function: GO:0008171 - O-methyltransferase activity [Evidence IEA]) — protein MSDRQTRQRSQLSREEGRELKLLHFILNQPNIDSVRGNPQAVLDLIDEFSQTYAFMTVGPEKGPIVTDLINERKPHTMIELGCYVGYSAILYGDAVRRNGGSRYYSLELNAEFANIANKLVELAGLNGFVQILVGRSDVLLHQLFDTGEVKQIELLFIDHYKPAYTLDLKLCEQLGLIVPGVSVIAADNVIHPGNPPYLEYVRASVEKKRAEAEKGPVTSYTTEGFSERTSEAYMGNENAPKFEILGNPNLVYESVLRQPEGYHDAIEVTRCVG, from the exons ATGTCAGACAGACAGACCCGACAGCGCTCCCAGCTCTCT AGAGAGGAGGGCCGCGAGCTCAAACTCCTGcacttcatcctcaaccaACCAAACATTGACTCCGTCCGCGGCAATCCGCAAGCCGTCCTCGACTTGATCGACGAGTTCTCGCAAACCTACGCCTTCATGACCGTCGGGCCCGAGAAAGGCCCTATCGTCACCGACCTCATCAACGAGCGCAAACCACACACCATGATCGAACTCGGTTGCTACGTCGGCTACTCCGCCATCCTGTACGGTGACGCCGTCCGCCGCAACGGCGGCTCACGCTACTACAGTCTCGAGCTTAATGCTGAGTTCGCGAATATCGCGAACAAACTTGTTGAACTTGCAGGGTTGAATGGGTTCGTGCAGATCCTTGTTGGCCGGAGTGATGTGCTCCTGCATCAGCTGTTTGACACCGGTGAGGTAAAGCAGATCGAGCTGCTGTTCATCGACCACTACAAGCCGGCATACACGCTAGACTTGAAACTGTGCGAGCAGCTCGGGCTGATTGTGCCCGGGGTGTCAGTAATTGCCGCAGATAATGTGATTCACCCTGGGAACCCGCCGTATCTGGAGTATGTGAGGGCTTcggtggagaagaagcgggcagaggcagagaaggGGCCGGTGACGAGTTATACGACCGAGGGGTTCTCGGAGAGGACGAGCGAGGCGTATATGGGGAACGAGAATGCGCCGAAGTTTGAGATTCTCGGCAACCCGAATCTGGTGTATGAGAGCGTGTTGAGACAGCCGGAAGGGTATCAC GATGCGATTGAGGTGACGCGGTGTGTTGGTTGA
- a CDS encoding putative NAD binding Rossmann fold oxidoreductase (COG:S;~EggNog:ENOG410PJJ0;~InterPro:IPR004104,IPR000683,IPR036291;~PFAM:PF02894,PF01408;~go_function: GO:0016491 - oxidoreductase activity [Evidence IEA]): MASKTWNVGVVGYGFSAKTFHIPFIQEVPQFKLYAVVQRTPRPDDDAEKDHPGIKSYRSAEELVQDSAVDVVVITTAPELHYSLSKLALENGKHVVCEKPFTPTYKEAADLVAIAKKQNKFLAVYQNRRWDADFVTLSKLVKTGALGRVVEFESHFDRHRPEEPAPTVSKWKNKVVPGGSAIHDLGSHLLDQAVHLLGKPNRVTGFVGTQREVNTSGYEDSFTVLLHYNNGLLVTAKAGVVSPEEEQLRFWVRGEKGSFKKFYLDIQEDQLKAGVKPSDSGYGREPSERYGTLTTIQDGKPVREITPTVEPPTWSEYYRKMARALGGEGELPASGDEAAEVIRLIEVVQESSKQGKTLDF, translated from the exons atggcctccaagaCCTGGAACGTCGGAGTCGTCGGCTACGGCTTCAGCGCCAAAACTTTCCATATCCCTTTTATCCAGGAAGTTCCTCAGTTCAAGCTGTATGCTGTTGTCCAGCGCACCCCCAGGcccgatgatgatgccgagAAGGACCACCCCGGGATCAAGTCCTACCGGAGTGCGGAGGAGCTAGTCCAGGATTCCGCCGTCGATGTAgtcgtcatcaccaccgcGCCTGAGCTACACTACTCCCTGTCCAAGTTGGCGCTGGAAAATGGAAAGCACG TTGTCTGCGAGAAACCGTTTACCCCGACCTACAAGGAAGCTGCCGACCTCGTCGCCATCGcaaagaagcaaaacaagTTCCTCGCCGTTTACCAGA ACCGCCGGTGGGACGCCGACTTCGTCACCCTCTCCAAGCTCGTCAAGACCGGCGCTCTTGGCCGCGTCGTCGAATTCGAATCCCACTTTGACCGCCACCGTCCCGAGGAGCCCGCGCCTACTGTCTCGAAGTGGAAGAACAAGGTTGTTCCCGGTGGTAGCGCGATCCACGATCTCGGATCCCACTTGCTAGACCAGGCAGTACATCTGCTCGGCAAGCCGAACCGGGTGACGGGCTTTGTTGGCACGCAGCGCGAAGTCAACACTTCCGGTTATGAGGATTCGTTTACCGTGCTGCTGCACTATAACAACGGGTTACTCGTTACGGCGAAGGCTGGTGTTGTGAGCCCCGAGGAAGAACAGTTGAGGTTCTGGGTGAGGGGTGAGAAGGGGAGCTTTAAGAAG TTCTATCTCGATATTCAAGAGGACCAGCTCAAGGCTGGCGTGAAGCCTAGCGACAGTGGTTATGGCAGAGAGCCAAGTGAGAGATACG GTACCCTCACCACTATTCAAGATGGCAAGCCCGTCCGCGAAATCACTCCCACAGTGGAACCACCCACCTGGTCCGAATACTACCGGAAGATGGCCCGGGCTCtgggaggcgaaggcgaacTCCCTGCTAGCGGAGATGAGGCCGCGGAGGTTATTCGGCTGATTGAGGTGGTCCAGGAGAGCTCCAAGCAAGGGAAGACTTTGGACTTCTAG
- the ARB1 gene encoding ATP-binding cassette family ATPase ARB1 (BUSCO:EOG092614E6;~COG:J;~EggNog:ENOG410PH57;~InterPro:IPR017871,IPR027417,IPR003593,IPR003439, IPR032781;~PFAM:PF12848,PF00005;~go_function: GO:0005524 - ATP binding [Evidence IEA];~go_function: GO:0016887 - ATPase activity [Evidence IEA]) yields the protein MVSASKAARMAKRGDEKKGKKGSKNDTPVESGAEDQPATTDAKMREVEKLTAQMDKHGLSDRVTTGVLSSMPSSRDAKVTSTSLVFHGKVLITDSTLELNFGRRYGLLGENGCGKSTLLKSIDAREFPIPEHIDIYLLNEGAPPSELGALEWVVTEAQNQLDRMEKQAEEILEKEGPDSPILEDLYDRMDKMDPSTFHTRASLILTGLGFNKTTIHKKTKDMSGGWRMRVALAKALFVKPSLLLLDDPTAHLDLEACVWLEEYLKKWERTLVLVSHSQDFINGVCTNMIDMRGQQLMYYGGNYDSYHKTRAEQETNQMKAYNKQQEEIQHIKKFIASAGTYANLVRQAKSRQKILDKMEADGFIQPVIPDRVFSFRFADVDKLPPPVLSFDDVSFSYSGNWEDTLYEHLDFGVDMDSRTALVGPNGVGKSTLLRLMTGKLSTIGGRVSRHTHLKLGMYSQHSAEQLDLTKSSLEFVRDRFPEKSQDFQYWRQQLGRYGLSGESQTALMGTLSEGQKSRIVFALLAIESPNMLLLDEPTNGLDIPTIDSLADAINAFSGGVVVVSHDFRLLDKIAKDIMVCEHKTVRRWDGSIGEYKNHLRKKMISEGAV from the exons ATGGTGTCCGCATCCAAAGCCGCCCGCATGGCCAAGCGtggcgatgagaagaagggcaagaaggGCAGCAAGAACGACACGCCCGTCGAGTCCGGTGCTGAAGACCAACCCGCCACCACCGACGCCAAGATGAGAGAAGTCGAGAAGCTCACAGCCCAGATGGACAAGCACGGTCTGTCGGACCGTGTCACCACCGGTGTGCTCTCGTCCATGCCCTCGTCGCGCGACGCAAAAGTCACCTCCACCTCGCTTGTGTTCCACGGAAAGGTCCTCATCACGGACTCGACCCTCGAGCTTAACTTCGGTCGGAGATACGGTCTGCTTGGAGAGAACGGTTGCGGAAAGTCTACCCTGCTCAAGTCTATCGATGCTCGCGAGTTCCCGATCCCTGAACACATTGATATCTATCTCCTGAATGAGGGTGCCCCGCCTAGTGAATTGGGGGCGCTTGAGTGGGTTGTTACGGAGGCTCAGAACCAGCTTGACCGTATGGAGAAGCAGGCCGAGGAGAttcttgagaaggagggtcCTGATAGCCCTATCCTTGAGGATCTGTATGAT CGTATGGACAAAATGGACCCCTCCACATTCCACACCCGTGCTTCTCTCATCTTGACTGGTCTTGGTTTCAACAAGACGACAATTcacaagaagaccaaggacATGTCTGGTGGTTGGCGTATGCGTGTGGCCCTTGCCAAGGCCCTCTTCGTCAAGCcatctctgcttcttcttgatgACCCCACTGCTCACTTGGATCTCGAAGCGTGTGTGTGGTTGGAAGAATACCTCAAGAAGTGGGAGCGTACTCTTGTCCTTGTTTCTCACTCCCAGGATTTCATCAACGGTGTCTGCACAAACATGATTGACATGCGTGGGCAGCAACTGATGTATTATGGTGGTAACTACGACTCTTACCACAAGACCCGTGCCGAACAGGAGACAAACCAGATGAAGGCCTACAACAAGCAACAGGAAGAAATCCAGCACATCAAGAAGTTCATCGCCTCTGCTGGTACCTACGCCAACTTGGTGCGACAGGCCAAGTCTCGCCAGAAGATCCTCGACAAGATGGAGGCAGACGGTTTCATCCAGCCTGTCATCCCCGACCGAGTCTTCAGTTTCCGCTTCGCCGATGTCGACAAGCTCCCCCCTCCCGTCCTCTCTTTCGATGACGTTTCTTTCTCCTACTCTGGTAACTGGGAGGATACCCTCTACGAGCACCTCGACTTTGGTGTCGACATGGACTCCCGAACTGCCCTTGTCGGTCCCAACGGTGTTGGTAAATCAACCCTTTTGCGTCTCATGACTGGAAAGCTTTCCACCATCGGTGGCCGTGTCAGCCGTCACACTCACTTGAAGCTCGGCATGTACAGTCAGCACTCCGCTGAACAGCTCGACCTTACCAAGTCGTCTCTTGAGTTCGTCCGTGACCGATTCCCCGAGAAGAGTCAGGACTTCCAGTACTGGCGTCAACAGCTCGGCCGCTACGGTCTCTCTGGTGAGTCTCAGACTGCTCTGATGGGTACCCTGTCCGAAGGTCAGAAGAGTCGTATCGTGTTCGCCCTCCTTGCCATCGAATCCCCCAACATGCTCCTCCTTGACGAACCTACCAACGGTCTCGATATTCCAACTATCGACAGTCTGGCAGACGCCATCAACGCCTTCTCCGGTGGTGTCGTTGTCGTGTCTCACGATTTCCGACTCCTGGACAAGATCGCCAAGGACATCATGGTCTGCGAGCACAAGACCGTCCGCCGCTGGGACGGCAGCATTGGTGAATACAAGAACCACCTCCGCAAGAAGATGATTTCCGAGGGTGCTGTCTAA
- a CDS encoding HPP family protein (COG:T;~EggNog:ENOG410PMXU;~InterPro:IPR007065;~PFAM:PF04982;~TransMembrane:5 (o86-106i118-139o145-162i174-193o213-233i)), giving the protein MTADATPTGGAARTHSHSSRRSSSHSHNHGHHRRRSIDFSRWHFDIDSVLNPFVPPPPWHWMPRPVSHFLGYRGEHPQKAMGNLVIAFWSLIGVFCGVLLVAEVSLHVPAFQNHNAPLIVGSFGAAAVLEFCAVESPFAQPRNALFSQLIASVIGVAIAKLFALNPSAQNKPELAGSLSCAITTTLMVLTNTVHPPAGATALLAATELHDVGWWLIPIMLLGVALMLTVALILNNIQRRFPVYWWTPHHVGRAKMQPKESQDIESAPEVKPENEFGSSESDDYSEDMQVIIRPGKVEWSDNLWLNADEKEVLERISERMKE; this is encoded by the exons ATGACGGCGGATGCGACGCCAACCGGTGGCGCCGCGCGCACACATTCACATTCTTCCCGCCGCTCATCTAGCCATAGCCATAACCATGGccatcaccgccgccgcagcatcGACTTCTCGCGGTGGCACTTCGACATCGATTCCGTGCTGAACCCGTTTGTtccaccgccgccatggCACTGGATGCCGCGCCCCGTCTCTCATTTCCTGGGGTATAGAGGGGAGCATCCGCAGAAGGCGATGGGGAATCTCGTCATTGCCTTCTGGTCCCTCATTGGTGTTTTCTGTGGCGTGCTGCTCGTTGCGGAGGTTTCGCTTCATGTTCCCGCTTTTCAGAACCATAATGCGCCGCTTATTGTGGGCTCTTTT GGTGCAGCAGCCGTGCTGGAGTTCTGCGCCGTCGAGTCGCCCTTTGCTCAGCCTCGAAATGCATTATTTAGCCAACTGATCGCGAGTGTCATCGGGGTTGCAATTGCGAAGCTGTTTGCCTTGAACCCTAGCGCGCAGAATAAACCCGAGCTTGCCGGATCCCTCTCTTGTGCTATCACCACGACGCTGATGGTTCTTACGAATACGGTTCACCCGCCGGCCGGGGCGACTGCGCTACTCGCCGCCACGGAACTCCACGACGTGGGCTGGTGGCTGATCCCGATCatgttgctgggggttgcTCTGATGTTGACGGTGGCGCTGATACTTAATAACATCCAGCGCCGGTTCCCTGTGTATTGGTGGACGCCTCACCACGTTGGCAGGGCGAAGATGCAGCCGAAAGAGTCGCAGGATATTGAGAGCGCGCCGGAGGTCAAGCCAGAGAATGAATTTGGGTCGTCGGAGTCTGATGACTACTCGGAAGACATGCAGGTCATTATTCGGCCTGGGAAGGTTGAGTGGTCTGACAACCTCTGGCTGAATgcggatgagaaggaggtttTGGAAAGGATTAGTGAGCGGATGAAGGAGTAA
- a CDS encoding E2 ubiquitin-conjugating protein UBC1 (COG:O;~EggNog:ENOG410PI5J;~InterPro:IPR009060,IPR016135,IPR023313,IPR000608;~PFAM:PF00179;~go_function: GO:0005515 - protein binding [Evidence IEA]) produces the protein MASNRTRRITKEIADIRADTHSQITAEPVGDDDDVTNLRGTFPGPPGTPYEGGTYKIDIKIPTEYPFRPPVMKFLTKVWHPNVSSQTGAICLDTLSSAWSPILTIKAALLSLQSLLSTPEPKDPQDAEVASMLLRNPKEFDRVAREWAVQHAGAPRKAAGEGSGGATTESLRQLEQKEKEDRDKEDLSKYDGYNRQLIDRFVHMGFDVDQVVSAFNYYGIDRNGGEDYELEEAYMGDVTARLLGEP, from the exons ATGGCGTCCAACCGAACTCGCCGTATCACAAAGGAGATCGCCGATATTCGTGCAGACACCCACTCCCAAATCACCGCAGAGCCCGTGggggacgatgacgatgtcaCGAACCTCCGCGGTACCTTTCCGGGCCCTCCTGGGACACCGTATGAGGGTGGGACATACAAAATCGACATCAAGATACCCACCGAATATCCGTTCCGACCGCCTGTAATGAAGTTCCTGACAAAGGTTTGGCATCCAAATGTCAGCAGTCAAACG GGTGCTATTTGTCTCGATACTCTGTCATCCGCCTGGTcccccatcctcaccatcaaGGCTGCCCTCCTCTCACTGCAGTCTCTCCTCAGCACGCCAGAGCCCAAGGATCCGCAGGATGCCGAGGTCGCGTCTATGTTGCTTCGGAACCCCAAAGAGTTCGATCGTGTTGCGCGAGAGTGGGCTGTTCAACACGCAGGAGCGCCCAGAAAAGCGGCCGGAGAAGGTAGCGGTGGTGCTACTACTGAATCCTTACGGCAGTTggagcagaaggagaaggaggacaGAGACAAAGAAGATTTATCCAA ATACGACGGGTACAACAGGCAACTGATTGATCGATTTGTTCATATGGGTTTCGATGTGGATCAGGTTGTGTCAGCTTTCAACTACTACGGTATTGACCGCAATGGCGGCGAGGACTATGAATTGGAGGAAGCCTACATGGGCGATGTAACCGCTCGACTCCTCGGCGAGCCCTAA
- a CDS encoding TFIIH complex kinase subunit CCL1 (BUSCO:EOG09263SFX;~COG:D;~EggNog:ENOG410PMZ9;~InterPro:IPR036915,IPR031658,IPR043198,IPR006671, IPR013763;~PFAM:PF00134,PF16899;~go_function: GO:0016538 - cyclin-dependent protein serine/threonine kinase regulator activity [Evidence IEA];~go_process: GO:0006357 - regulation of transcription by RNA polymerase II [Evidence IEA]) produces MIEDDFYRTSSQFRLWSFTEDSLRSVRQNTNSLASDRLRVALRRAREAKQSANSSAAGTPNPNGSDADSKGGEEKDIECLTPEEEQDLVRYFCEQIVQLGESYKPPLPTIVKATAIQYLRRFYLTNSPMTYHPKTIMPCALFIATKTDNSYMSLRRFADGVPGDTSAEDIITPEFLVMQSLRFTFDVRHPFRGLEGGIMELNAISEGLGEPAPHLPQQTPESLRQAISSLPQPPNNPPPSSISDRLARAYHNTREILKSAAQMTDAYFLYTPSQIWLSALSLADQPLAEFYLDTKLPNPPDTADPLHQLRAKLFKTLTACSSLLRSYKPIASDPEQKKVMRRIGKKLYHCQNPEKVNLAGQKRIPAAAAAASSAAAASASDPATPDSEMERLAKKRKLEGEEKAQDIFGGDLVMERTKEKQGQ; encoded by the exons ATGATCGAAGACGACTTTTATCGCACCTCGTCGCAGTTCCGCCTTTGGTCCTTCACAGAGGATTCATTGCGATCAGTTAGGCAAAATACGAATAGTCTTGCAAGTGATCGATTACGGGTTGCGCTACGAAGGGCGCGTGAAGCAAAGCAATCTGCCAACTCGTCCGCTGCGGGCACACCCAATCCGAATGGCAGCGATGCAGACAGCAAgggtggggaggagaaagatATCGAGTGTTTGACgccggaggaagagcaggatcTAGTGCGGTATTTCTGCGAACAGATCGTACAGCTGGGGGAGAGCTATAAACCTCCGCTGCCGACGATAGTGAAG GCCACTGCGATTCAATATCTCCGACGCTTCTATCTTACGAACTCACCCATGACCTACCACCCTAAAACGATAATGCCATGCGCTCTGTTCATCGCTACTAAAACCGACAACTCCTACATGTCACTGCGGCGATTCGCTGACGGAGTCCCCGGCGACACCTCAGCGGAGGACATTATTACCCCGGAATTCCTGGTCATGCAAAGTCTCCGCTTCACCTTCGATGTCCGACACCCCTTCCGCGGGTTGGAAGGTGGAATCATGGAACTGAACGCCATCTCAGAAGGCCTGGGCGAACCGGCACCTCACCTACCGCAACAAACACCAGAATCCCTTCGTCAAGCCATATCGTCCCTCCCTCAACCCCCGAATAACCCGCCACCGTCCTCAATATCAGACCGCCTCGCCCGAGCCTACCACAACACCCGCGAGATCCTGAAATCCGCCGCCCAAATGACAGACGCCTATTTCCTCTACACCCCGTCCCAGATATGGCTGTCCGCACTCTCCCTCGCCGACCAACCTCTCGCAGAATTCTACCTCGATACAAAActcccaaacccaccagaCACGGCCGACCCACTCCACCAACTTCGCGCCAAACTCTTCAAAACCCTAACTGCCtgctcctctctcctccgATCCTATAAGCCAATTGCATCAGACCCAGAACAGAAAAAGGTCATGCGTCGTATCGGCAAAAAGTTATATCACTGCCAAAATCCAGAAAAGGTGAACCTCGCCGGTCAAAAGCGGATtccggctgcggcggcggccgcatcatcagcagcagcagcgtctgCGAGTGATCCCGCAACTCCGGATAGCGAGATGGAGCGGTTAGCCAAGAAGCGGAAATTagaaggggaggagaaggcgcAGGATATTTTTGGCGGGGATTTGGTTATGGAGAGgacgaaggagaagcagggaCAGTAA